In Mastomys coucha isolate ucsf_1 unplaced genomic scaffold, UCSF_Mcou_1 pScaffold5, whole genome shotgun sequence, one genomic interval encodes:
- the Slc36a2 gene encoding proton-coupled amino acid transporter 2: MSVTKSARSPQVATTVKLDLVSVPESAKKVQSQDPSPVNGSSSESSKKTKGITGFQTLIHLVKGNMGTGILGLPLAVKNAGILMGPLSLLVMGLIACHCMHILVRCAQRFCHRLNKPFMDYGDTVMHGLASCPNAWLQNHAHWGRHVVSFFLIITQLGFCCVYIVFLADNLKQVVEAVNSTTISCHKNETVVLTSTMDSRLYMLAFLPVLGLLVFIRNLRVLTIFSLLANISMLVSLVIIAQYIIQGIPDPSQLPLVASWKTYPLFFGTAIFSFESIGVVLPLENKMKDARRFPAILSLGMSIITSLYIAIGALGYLRFGEDIKASITLNLPNCWLYQSVKLLYVVGILCTYALQFYVPAEIIIPLAVSQVSKRWALPVDLSIRLAMVCLTCMLAILIPRLDLVLSLVGSVSSSALALIIPPLLEVTTYYEEGMSLLTITKDALISILGFMGFVVGTYQALDELIKSGNSLPVSNSTMFIQ, translated from the exons ATGTCTGTGACCAAGAGTGCCAGGAGTCCGCAGGTAGCCACCACTGTCAAGCTGGACCTTGTGTCAGTTCCTGAGAGTGCCAAGAAAGTGCAGAGCCAGGATCCCAGTCCAGTGAATGGGAGCTCTTCAGAGTCATCAAAGAAGACCAAGGGCATAAC AGGGTTCCAGACATTGATTCATCTGGTCAAAGGCAACATGGGCACAGGGATCCTGGGACTCCCCCTGGCTGTGAAGAATGCAGGCATCTTG ATGGGCCCACTCAGCTTGCTGGTGATGGGCCTCATCGCCTGCCACTGTATGCACATCCTAGTCAGATGTGCCCAGCGCTTCTGTCACAG ACTGAACAAGCCTTTCATGGACTACGGGGACACAGTGATGCACGGACTGGCTTCCTGCCCCAACGCCTGGCTGCAAAACCACGCCCACTGGGGGAG gcATGTCGTGAGCTTCTTCCTCATCATCACCCAGCTGGGTTTCTGCTGTGTGTACATTGTGTTTCTGGCGGACAATTTAAAGCAG GTAGTAGAAGCTGTTAACAGCACAACCATCAGCTGTCACAAGAATGAGACAGTAGTTCTCACGTCCACCATGGACTCTCGACTCTACATGCTCGCCTTCCTGCCTGTTCTGGGGCTTCTGGTGTTCATCAGGAACCTCCGTGTCCTCACCATCTTCTCCCTGTTGGCCAACATCAGTATGCTGGTCAGCCTGGTCATCATTGCTCAGTACATCATCCAG GGAATTCCAGATCCCAGCCAGTTGCCACTAGTAGCAAGCTGGAAGACCTACCCGCTCTTCTTTGGGACAGCCATTTTTTCATTCGAAAGCATTGGCGTG GTCCTGCCTCTGGAAAACAAGATGAAGGACGCCCGCCGCTTCCCAGCCATTCTGTCTTTGGGGATGTCCATCATCACCAGCCTGTACATTGCCATCGGGGCTCTGGGCTACCTGCGGTTTGGAGAAGACATCAAAGCCAGCATCACTCTTAACCTGCCCAACTGCTG GCTGTACCAGTCAGTCAAGCTCCTGTATGTCGTCGGCATCCTGTGTACCTATGCCCTTCAGTTCTACGTCCCTGCGGAAATCATCATCCCCCTTGCTGTCTCCCAGGTGTCAAAACGCTGGGCACTGCCTGTGGACCTGTCCATCCGGCTCGCCATGGTCTGCCTCACAT GCATGCTGGCCATCCTCATCCCCCGCCTGGACCTGGTCCTCTCCCTGGTGGGTTCTGTGAGCAGCAGTGCCCTGGCCCTCATCATCCCACCCCTGCTGGAGGTGACCACCTACTATGAAGAGGGCATGAGCCTCCTGACCATCACCAAGGACGCCCTCATCAGCATTCTGGGCTTCATGGGCTTCGTGGTGGGGACCTACCAGGCCCTGGATGAGCTGATCAAGTCCGGGAACTCTCTCCCCGTGTCCAACTCCACCATGTTTATTCAGTGA